In the genome of Montipora foliosa isolate CH-2021 chromosome 3, ASM3666993v2, whole genome shotgun sequence, one region contains:
- the LOC137996264 gene encoding uncharacterized protein: MSKRSVLSIASKVFDPLGFVEPITVKAKIMIQDIWKQNMTWDQEIRNDLKEQWIKWLDDIKNLSMFKIPRPYFSDNITSKQLHIFCDSSQRAYDAVAYLRGTSGNMTQTSFVIAKTRVALVKTQTLPRLELLAALLGANLATYITKTLQLGKECEIVYWSDSQIVLSWLSSNKRLQLNQKIYYYTI, translated from the coding sequence ATGAGCAAAAGGTCTGTCCTAAGCATCGCCTCAAAAGTATTCGACCCTCTCGGATTTGTTGAACCTATCACCGTTAAAGCAAAGATCATGATACAAGACATATGGAAACAAAATATGACTTGGGACCAAGAAATAAGGAATGACTTAAAAGAACAGTGGATTAAATGGCTCGACGACATTAAAAACCTGTCCATGTTCAAAATACCAAGACCATATTTCAGTGACAACATCACCAGCAAACAACTTCATATATTCTGTGATAGCAGTCAACGAGCTTACGATGCGGTTGCATACCTCCGAGGAACATCAGGAAACATGACGCAAACAAGCTTCGTAATCGCCAAAACAAGAGTCGCACTCGTTAAGACGCAAACACTTCCACGATTGGAACTACTAGCAGCACTGTTAGGAGCCAACCTAGCGACGTACATCACGAAAACTTTACAACTCGGAAAGGAATGCGAAATCGTCTACTGGAGCGACTCACAAATTGTGCTATCGTGGCTTTCATCCAACAAAAGACTGCAACTGAATCAAAAAATTTACTACTACACCATCTGA
- the LOC137996263 gene encoding uncharacterized protein, protein MGLNDSPQLTPAHFLCGHRLMTLPDHSPKDPQEDPDYDPFASSEKELVKRAKYYEAIMRMFWKRWRNEYLTGLREQDRKCNTNHQTPVSRGDVVLIHDDLPRSNWRMGIVTNLHQGRDGQVRSVNVKIHPGKELTRPIEKLYPLEIKTNDYDEDNRQTQELGTEEEKMRPPSRLAARKAALKITETYNEQ, encoded by the coding sequence ATGGGACTTAATGATTCCCCTCAACTTACGCCAGCACACTTCCTGTGTGGACATCGATTGATGACATTACCTGACCATTCGCCGAAAGATCCTCAAGAAGATCCAGACTATGATCCCTTTGCAAGCTCTGAAAAGGAACTCGTTAAGAGAGCTAAATACTATGAAGCGATAATGCGGATGTTTTGGAAGAGATGGCGCAACGAGTACTTGACCGGGCTACGTGAACAAGACCGTAAATGCAACACAAATCACCAAACACCAGTCTCCAGGGGGGATGTGGTACTTATACATGATGACCTTCCACGTTCAAACTGGAGAATGGGGATCGTAACAAACCTTCATCAAGGAAGAGATGGTCAAGTCAGGTCTGTAAACGTGAAGATACACCCAGGAAAAGAACTTACGAGACCCATTGAAAAGCTTTATCCTCTTGAGATCAAAACAAACGATTATGATGAGGATAATAGACAAACCCAAGAACTGGGGACTGAAGAAGAAAAGATGAGACCCCCGTCAAGACTTGCCGCTCGAAAGGCAGCATTGAAGATAACAGAGACTTATAATGAACAATAG
- the LOC137996265 gene encoding uncharacterized protein, giving the protein MGFIEIVPDMHHHEEIVHYIPHFPVFKEDSATTKMRIVYDALAKQNSNSPSLNDCLHTGENLMQDLTGILLRFRAHNVAFIADIEKAFLQIELHPNVRDATRFLGLKTSTNQPPIQITYEHIGSKRVLFGATSSHFLLIATIQYQVKL; this is encoded by the coding sequence ATGGGATTTATAGAGATAGTACCGGACATGCATCACCACGAAGAAATCGTCCACTACATCCCTCACTTCCCAGTGTTTAAAGAGGATAGcgcaacaacaaaaatgagaATAGTCTATGACGCCTTAGCAAAGCAAAACTCCAATTCACCAAGCTTAAATGACTGTCTTCACACCGGAGAGAACCTAATGCAAGACCTGACAGGAATTCTTCTCCGATTCAGAGCACACAATGTGGCATTCATCGCCGATATCGAGAAGGCATTTCTCCAGATCGAACTCCACCCAAACGTTAGAGACGCCACGCGATTTCTTGGCTTAAAGACATCAACAAACCAGCCACCGATACAGATAACCTACGAGCATATAGGTTCCAAACGCGTCCTATTTGGAGCGACTTCGTCACACTTTCTTTTAATTGCAACAATCCagtatcaagtgaagctatga